In the genome of Chaetodon trifascialis isolate fChaTrf1 chromosome 21, fChaTrf1.hap1, whole genome shotgun sequence, the window TAAAAACGAAATGGACCCGTAGCTGAAGTGGGAGGACAACCTTTGCGCGCTCTTGTCCGGATTAacaaatatatgtgtgtgtgatgtcggAGGCGAATAATTCAGCAGAGACTGACATTTTTCCTGAAAGTGAGGAATGTCCTGCCGAAGATGCATTTGGTTTTGGGGATGATCTGGAGTTAAATCAGTTCGATGGATTGCCCTTTTCCTCACGGTACTACAAATTACTAAAAGAGAGGAAGACTCTGCCAGTGTGGAAGGTGAGGCGCGAGTTTGAAGATGCTCTGGCCAACAACCAACTGCTTATTGTGTCCGGGACAGCAAAGACAGGGAGGAGTACACAGGTAAGACTGTATATGCTCAATAATTTGAAAGGAGGactgaaaaacatctttttcatCCTTCCACAGAGAGTTTTTAATCAAAGAAAAGCTCACATTCAATCTGGATTCATTTCTAAAGGAAATAGAAGCTTCGGTTGTCTTCATCTACACCTCATTTTGGAGTTTTGTGTGCCCCATGAGGCATTAAGTTTGAAGAATAGTGCCTCTCCCTTCACTTTTTCTCTGTTCAGGCACATTTTGACCTCTTCAGACCCAAAGCATAACCCCACTGGTATGACTTGCATGCAGCTTGTTGCCACATGCTCCAACCTACTCAGTCAACAGCAAATTTGAGATGTCTGCTTCCCttgatttgattaaaatgtgAAGCAAACcctttcagttgtgtttttctgcctgaCGTTGCTATCTGCTAAACAGCACATCCCCTCTCTCTGACACATTATTGATTCCTGTGACAtggagtccccccccccccccacttgaCATGTATGGAAGGAGCACCATTATGTGAGCTTGTGTGAACAGGCTGCCCAGCTCAGCAGATGCTGTTGTGTCACAGTGAGGCTGTCCAAGCTCCTGCCTGACAGTCAGGCTTCACAAAGGCTCCAGCCCGGGTGTTAGGGGACCTCCTGCTGCTAAGCCCTGATCCGCTGGAGCCGCCTCGTGCTGCCAAAGCAATTTTGCATTATGAGCGATAATACCATAGGATATGTcctgtcactgtttgttttgctgtgtgctTAAACAAAAGCTGTTGGTACGACCCTGAAAGGATGCCTGCCGCTGAAAGTTTATCTGAATAGAAAATGTTCCATTTAATGGAGAACTAGCGCTGAAGCACCGTAAAGGCATTCGATGGAGTGTGAGAGGTGAAGAGCATTTATTCTCTTTCAGATCCCTCAGTGGTGTGCAGAGTTCTGTCTGTCCGCCCAGTACCAGCACGGCGTGGTTGTGTGCACTCAGACCAACAGACAGCAGGCCGTGGATCTGGCCTTACGCGTGGCAGATGAAATGGATGTCAACATAGGCCACGAAGTGGGTTACACCATCCCTCTGGAGACCTGCTGCTCCTCCGACACTGTTCTGAGGTCTGTTGATGAgctctcagtctgtcagtttCACCGCCAGCAGCAGCACGCTTCAGCGACGTTTTAATGTCATCCACAAGCCAACTCTGTCACTCTtaatcttttcctttccttgccacacacacatacacacacaagattGTGCTTCAATCTAGATGAAGTGGGCAACTTTCAAGTCATAGGATATTAACTTCATTGCCATATGAAGTTAAATAatcatttatttcacttgttccagcttctcaaatgttttAGCGTATACATTATATTATTTGATAAACCTTTTAATGGTTTTAAATggagacataaacacacaaaacctcaaCAGGGATCATGTTTTGCTACTCACCATAAGACAGTTTGCCCACTGATGAGGTCTTTAAAGCAACATACTCAAGCTATTACCCTGAAGTTGACACTTATGGCCGTTGATGGCCGGTAAGCCCTCTGATTTATCTCTCAGGTACTGCACTGATGATATGCTGCTGAGAGAGATGATGTCAGACCCTTTTCTGGAGCACTACGGGGTCATTATCATCGACCAGGCCCACGAGAGGACAGTCAGCACAGACATACTCCTCGGTCTCCTCAAGGACATCCTGCTGCAGAGGCCGGAGCTCCGAGTGGTGGTCCTCGCGATGCCGCCCATGACTGACAAGCTGCTGAGCCACTACGGCAGCATCCCGCTCATCAGTCTGGAGGCCTCGTCTCCACCCGAGATGgtccacagcagcagcggcaACAAAGACTACTTCTACTCAGCGCTGAGACTGGTGCTGGAGATCCATCGGGCCAAAGAGGACGGagatgttgttgtgtttttcgcCTCAGCTGAGGTGAGAGATTGCTTTTATTATGGGTGGGTGGTTTCATTGGGCCAAAGctggctgtttttttgttgtgatACTTTGCTTGTGATGTCTTCTGCAGGAGGTTCATTGTGCCCACAGCATCCTTCAGAGAGAAGGCACCAGGCTGGGAGCGGAGCTGGGCCAGATGGTGCCTGTGGTCCTGTGCCCAGGCCAGGGAGGGCAGCCGCCTGATCCGACTGAGCGGCCAAGCTCCAAGAAGTCCAGGAGGGTTTTCCTCTCTACACAAAAGGGGGAGGATATGTGGTGGCCTACAGAGTCCATCAACTTTGTCATCGACACAGGAGTCCAAAAAAAGATGGTAACTTATTTATAACAAAACATCCTGAAATATCTCCCTGAAATGAGTAATGTGCTGATATTAGTTGACATTTGGTTATAGGTGTACAATCCAAGAATAAGAGCCAACTCTGAGATACTTCAACCCATCAGTAAAAGTCAGGCAGAGCTCCGTAAGCAGCTGTCTGGACCAGCAGGTGTGTTTGACAACACTTGAACCagtttttgatgttttccaAGTCAGACTCTGGAATCTTGACTATAATCTGGAGGAACAACCTCACTCGATCATCTTTTTGCTTGACTAAAATGTTGTTCCATTTATTCCCCAGGTAAGTGTTTCTGCCTGTACCCAGAAGACAGCCATCTCCCTGCAGAGACCTCCCCGCAGATCTTGGAGTCCAACATCACACCGACAGTCCTCTTCCTAAAAAGGACTGCGATCGCCGGCCTCGGACAGTGTGATTTCATCGACAGACCAGGTTAGCCTGCGCGTGAAAATTACACAAGGTTACCGCTGAAACATAATGCACAGAAACAAGCATTTTTATTCTCAGGTCGCTGGTTCCCACAATCTCTCTCAGCCCAAAACCCAGCGGGAGAGGTGCATGTGGGAGGGTTTTCCTGGCTGGAGGAAGTACAGATGAATTTGCTCTGTGTAGCTCTTTGGGCCCAGTCAGCCATGTTTTATCTGAGCTGACAGGACTCTGCTACTAACTATTGTCTGAGCTCTGACCCACCCTAACATGAACAGAACGGGCTAAAAGAGGCCAGCTCATTAACGATTACAACATGTCTCGTTAGGGCAGCACCAGGCAAGTACAATGAAGAGGAAGCACAGGCCAAGTTAACTGTGATGTAAAATTCTTGCAGAATTTGGCTCTGAAATTATTTACCCATATACGCATAAATGCAGGGAATGGAAGCTTAAAGGCACCAAGTGTAAGATTTTAATGTGATCAGAGCAATTTTCTAATTATTTTGTTGGAATAGGTTAATCTTTGTGGAAAAATTCCACCATCCTGGTGAAAATTGGTGCTGCTATTTTCAGCCCATCTCAACCTGTCTATCATAATGTCATGTTTGGACACTACCACTAGGGGGCATTTGGAATTTTCAGATTCTATAGTGGTTTTAAGCgaatctgcacaaaaaaaagTACCCTGAGCAACTAGCAACACAATATTTGTTAAAGAAATCAGACAATTTACTATTTGCACGACAGGGACTCTGTCTTTTTAACTAATGGAATTTATGCTGCTTCATTCCTTTCTGCAGATCCCGAGGGTCTCATGCAGGCGTTGGAGGAGCTTGACTACCTCGCAGCTTTAGATGATGACGGCAACTTGTCTGAGATCGGCATCATCATGTCTGAAATCCCTCTGGACCCTCAGATGGCCAAAGCGCTGCTGGCGTCCTGCGAGTTCGACTGTGTGAGTGAGATGTTGACGATCGCAGCAATGCTGTCAGGTACGCGCCATGTATTTAACTTCATGATCAGAATAAGACTTCTTACAAGTACTCCTTATGAGTGAAGAGCCTTTAATTGGTTTTGCACATTCACCAGATGGACATTGTGATAGCAGCTCATGCGAAGCCAGTTTCTCTCAGACGCTGAACCAGATGGTCTTTGGTAAGAGTGGCTTGTCTCAGTGATGCT includes:
- the dhx32a gene encoding DEAD/H (Asp-Glu-Ala-Asp/His) box polypeptide 32a; its protein translation is MSEANNSAETDIFPESEECPAEDAFGFGDDLELNQFDGLPFSSRYYKLLKERKTLPVWKVRREFEDALANNQLLIVSGTAKTGRSTQIPQWCAEFCLSAQYQHGVVVCTQTNRQQAVDLALRVADEMDVNIGHEVGYTIPLETCCSSDTVLRYCTDDMLLREMMSDPFLEHYGVIIIDQAHERTVSTDILLGLLKDILLQRPELRVVVLAMPPMTDKLLSHYGSIPLISLEASSPPEMVHSSSGNKDYFYSALRLVLEIHRAKEDGDVVVFFASAEEVHCAHSILQREGTRLGAELGQMVPVVLCPGQGGQPPDPTERPSSKKSRRVFLSTQKGEDMWWPTESINFVIDTGVQKKMVYNPRIRANSEILQPISKSQAELRKQLSGPAGKCFCLYPEDSHLPAETSPQILESNITPTVLFLKRTAIAGLGQCDFIDRPDPEGLMQALEELDYLAALDDDGNLSEIGIIMSEIPLDPQMAKALLASCEFDCVSEMLTIAAMLSAPSCFLEPPAGMTHEAVQCHRKFQHPEGDHFTLVNIYNAFKQSQREQYFSVEKWCQDYFLDHSALKTAEAIRSELTDTLNRIELPISEPSFGTKTNTHNIKRALLAGFFMQIARDVDGSGNYFILTHKHVAHVHPLSGYGAQSHKLGLPEWVVFHDYTLSENNCMRTVSEISPQVFIQMAPLYFFYNLPPSESKDILQDMLDPDRSRKRKDEKQKAAAISGDADGGCAVVPQTYDRCVIQ